A genomic stretch from Enterobacter dykesii includes:
- a CDS encoding HlyD family efflux transporter periplasmic adaptor subunit: MDDLDNALDSESGYTGARRIVIFSLLMFVVLGVWAWFGVLDEVSTGSGKVIPSSREQVLQSLDGGILTELNVHEGDLVQAGQVLARLDPTRSESNVGESAARYRASLASSARLYAEVNDLPLKFPPSLAKWPDLIADETRLYNSRRAQLEDTQRELRAALDLANKELAITQRLVKTGAASHVEVLRLQRQKSDLELKLTDVRSQYYVQAREALSKANAEVDMVSAILKGRQDSVTRLTVKSPVRGIVKNIKVTTIGGVIPPNGELMEIVPVDDHLLIETRLSPRDIAFIHPNQEALVKITAYDYAIYGGLHGVVETISPDTIQDEAKPEVFYYRVFIRTSQDYLVNKAGRHFSIVPGMIATVDIKTGEKTVLDYLIKPFNRAKEALRER; this comes from the coding sequence ATGGACGATCTGGATAACGCCCTCGACTCCGAAAGCGGCTACACCGGCGCGCGTCGGATCGTGATCTTCTCGCTGCTGATGTTTGTGGTGCTGGGCGTCTGGGCATGGTTTGGCGTGCTGGATGAGGTATCAACCGGCTCGGGTAAAGTGATCCCCAGCTCGCGCGAGCAGGTCTTACAGTCTCTCGACGGCGGGATCCTCACCGAGCTGAACGTCCACGAGGGCGATCTGGTGCAGGCCGGACAGGTGCTGGCGCGGCTCGATCCGACGCGTTCCGAATCGAACGTAGGCGAAAGCGCGGCGCGCTATCGGGCCTCACTGGCCTCCAGCGCCCGCCTGTACGCCGAGGTGAACGATCTGCCGCTGAAGTTCCCCCCTTCGCTGGCGAAATGGCCGGATCTGATTGCTGACGAAACGCGCCTCTACAACTCCCGCCGCGCGCAGCTGGAGGATACCCAGCGAGAGCTGCGCGCCGCGTTAGATCTCGCCAACAAGGAGCTGGCCATCACCCAGCGGCTGGTCAAAACCGGCGCCGCCAGCCACGTGGAGGTGCTGCGCCTGCAGCGGCAGAAAAGCGATCTGGAGCTGAAGCTCACCGACGTACGCTCGCAGTATTACGTTCAGGCGCGCGAGGCGTTATCCAAAGCTAACGCGGAGGTGGATATGGTTTCGGCTATCCTCAAAGGCCGCCAGGATTCCGTCACCCGTCTGACGGTAAAATCCCCGGTGCGCGGGATCGTGAAAAACATCAAGGTGACCACCATCGGCGGCGTGATCCCGCCCAACGGCGAGCTGATGGAGATTGTGCCGGTGGACGATCACCTGCTGATTGAAACCCGCCTGTCGCCGCGCGATATCGCCTTTATCCACCCGAACCAGGAGGCGCTGGTCAAAATCACCGCCTACGACTACGCCATTTACGGCGGCCTGCACGGCGTGGTGGAGACGATATCCCCGGATACCATCCAGGACGAAGCCAAGCCGGAGGTGTTCTATTACCGGGTATTCATCCGCACCAGCCAGGATTACCTGGTCAATAAGGCGGGCAGGCACTTCTCGATTGTGCCGGGGATGATTGCGACGGTGGACATTAAGACCGGAGAGAAAACGGTGCTGGATTATCTGATCAAGCCGTTTAACCGGGCGAAAGAGGCGCTGAGAGAGCGGTAG
- a CDS encoding helix-turn-helix domain-containing protein → MVSIEALLHSGGYRTPWHSHRTGQLWRIATGLLVIETQQARSVVPAKHIGWIPPDQQHAAFSESAIEGCAIYLDPAGCAMLPDAPALFEPDDLTHALFSRLCDAESEYDPRKLTLLLDELVLTPEARFSLPVPTDPRLKKVVSHLLQFVDDNQTVESHATHAGMSVRTFNRRFSAQTGMNFVNWRQLARVMRAMEWLAAGKPVGWIALSCGYSSFSAFIEVFRAWTGKTPGQWAIKEGPFGRR, encoded by the coding sequence ATGGTCAGTATTGAAGCGCTCCTTCATTCCGGCGGGTATCGAACGCCCTGGCACAGTCATCGCACCGGCCAGCTGTGGCGCATTGCAACGGGGCTGCTGGTCATTGAGACGCAGCAGGCGCGTTCGGTCGTACCGGCAAAACACATTGGCTGGATCCCTCCGGATCAGCAGCACGCCGCTTTTTCCGAAAGTGCAATAGAAGGCTGCGCTATCTATCTTGACCCCGCCGGGTGCGCAATGCTTCCCGATGCGCCCGCGCTGTTCGAGCCCGACGATCTCACCCATGCACTGTTTTCCCGTTTATGCGATGCAGAGAGCGAGTACGATCCGCGAAAGCTTACTTTGCTGCTGGATGAGCTTGTCCTGACGCCCGAGGCTCGCTTTTCTCTGCCCGTGCCGACGGATCCGCGTCTGAAGAAAGTGGTTAGCCATTTGCTGCAGTTTGTCGATGATAACCAGACGGTCGAGAGCCATGCTACTCATGCTGGGATGAGCGTGCGTACGTTCAACCGTCGGTTTAGCGCCCAGACCGGAATGAACTTTGTTAACTGGCGGCAGCTGGCACGCGTCATGCGGGCAATGGAGTGGCTGGCGGCGGGGAAGCCGGTAGGGTGGATTGCGCTGTCCTGCGGCTACAGCAGCTTCAGCGCATTTATTGAGGTTTTCAGAGCATGGACCGGTAAAACGCCGGGGCAGTGGGCGATTAAAGAAGGCCCTTTTGGGCGAAGGTAA
- a CDS encoding HigA family addiction module antitoxin, with protein MTLQQALRKPTTPGDVLQYEYLEPLNLKISDLAEMLNVHRNTISALVNNNRKLTADMAIKLAKAFDTTIEFWLNLQLNVDIWEAQSNSRTQEELSRVKTVADVMAKRKSGQPDVA; from the coding sequence ATGACACTTCAACAGGCACTCCGCAAACCTACCACGCCGGGCGACGTGTTGCAGTATGAGTATCTTGAACCGCTCAATCTGAAAATCAGCGATCTGGCGGAGATGCTCAATGTTCACCGCAACACCATCAGCGCGCTGGTCAATAACAATCGCAAGCTGACTGCCGATATGGCGATCAAACTGGCAAAAGCCTTTGATACCACGATTGAATTTTGGCTGAACTTACAGCTGAACGTCGATATCTGGGAAGCGCAATCTAACTCCAGGACTCAGGAGGAGCTAAGCCGTGTAAAGACCGTTGCGGACGTCATGGCTAAGCGAAAATCTGGCCAGCCGGATGTTGCCTGA
- a CDS encoding PLP-dependent aminotransferase family protein → MSVNKLASSAQGLQSSAIRELLKHSKMAGVISLGGGIPNPALFDHEGLKIAADAVLSQHFGEAFQYGLTEGVPGLREEIQRICEGRGISCKADDVVVTSGSQQSLDVLARALINPGDTVVVERPTYLAALQVFGLAQANFESVGTDGDGMKVDELEALAANKTIKAVYIVPTFGNPGGVTLSEARRKQLVELSKRYDFVIIEDDPYSEINYTDEVFRPLIAHAKDIGNEENVVYTSTFSKILAPGTRVGWVLVPEWLKRAVVNLKQTTDLHTSTLSQLMTYEYLKTGRLPAQIKTIREAYRQKYQTFATELEAELGDVMSFHKPKGGMFLWATMKNGSNTTRWLEKTLSNGVVFVPGEFFYCNEPDHSTLRMSFVTPTDEELKEAVQRLKKSL, encoded by the coding sequence ATGTCTGTGAATAAACTCGCCAGCAGCGCACAGGGCCTGCAATCATCTGCCATCCGTGAATTATTAAAACATAGCAAAATGGCCGGCGTCATTTCGCTGGGTGGGGGGATTCCTAATCCGGCCCTGTTCGATCACGAAGGGCTGAAAATTGCCGCTGATGCCGTATTATCACAGCATTTTGGTGAGGCCTTTCAGTACGGTCTGACCGAAGGTGTACCGGGGCTGCGTGAAGAAATTCAGCGCATCTGTGAAGGGCGTGGGATCAGCTGCAAGGCGGATGATGTGGTCGTGACCTCCGGTTCGCAGCAGTCCCTCGACGTGCTGGCGCGTGCATTAATTAACCCGGGCGACACTGTTGTGGTTGAGCGTCCAACCTATCTTGCTGCGCTGCAGGTATTTGGCCTGGCGCAGGCGAATTTTGAATCCGTTGGCACCGATGGCGACGGCATGAAGGTCGACGAGCTTGAAGCGCTGGCGGCAAATAAAACCATCAAAGCGGTCTATATTGTTCCGACGTTTGGCAACCCTGGCGGGGTAACCCTTTCTGAGGCGCGTCGCAAACAGCTGGTGGAATTATCGAAGCGCTATGATTTCGTCATTATTGAAGACGATCCGTACAGCGAAATTAATTATACCGATGAAGTTTTCCGCCCGTTAATTGCCCATGCTAAAGATATCGGCAACGAAGAGAACGTGGTGTATACCTCGACCTTCTCCAAAATTCTCGCGCCGGGGACCCGCGTGGGCTGGGTGCTGGTGCCCGAATGGCTGAAGCGCGCGGTGGTGAACCTTAAGCAAACCACCGATCTGCACACCAGCACGCTGTCGCAGCTGATGACGTATGAATACCTAAAAACTGGTCGTCTGCCCGCTCAGATTAAAACGATCCGCGAAGCCTATCGCCAGAAATACCAGACGTTCGCAACCGAGCTGGAGGCCGAGCTGGGCGATGTGATGTCGTTCCACAAGCCGAAGGGCGGCATGTTCCTGTGGGCGACTATGAAAAATGGGAGTAATACCACCCGCTGGCTGGAAAAAACGTTAAGTAACGGCGTAGTATTTGTGCCGGGCGAATTTTTCTACTGCAATGAGCCAGACCATTCAACGCTGCGTATGTCGTTTGTCACGCCAACGGATGAAGAGCTGAAGGAAGCGGTTCAACGCCTGAAAAAATCGCTGTAA
- a CDS encoding type II toxin-antitoxin system RelE/ParE family toxin: MISYFRDQWLEDFFLYGRSSNVIPANLETALARKLDIIRAATSHRDLRSPPGNMYEALNPPLKGYSSIRVNRQYRLVFRWTEGKAEDLYLSPHKYTQHK, from the coding sequence ATGATAAGTTATTTTCGGGATCAATGGCTTGAGGATTTTTTTCTTTACGGCAGATCGAGCAATGTTATTCCTGCAAATCTGGAAACAGCGCTTGCGAGAAAGCTCGATATCATCAGGGCAGCAACATCGCACAGAGATTTGCGATCGCCACCGGGCAATATGTATGAAGCATTGAATCCTCCGCTGAAGGGATATTCCTCAATCCGGGTAAACAGGCAATACAGGCTCGTATTTCGCTGGACAGAGGGTAAAGCAGAAGATCTCTACCTCTCTCCACACAAGTACACGCAACACAAGTGA
- a CDS encoding short chain dehydrogenase: MKIVIIGASGTVGRAVTEELSRRHEVIRVGRTQGDELVDITSQASVQALFEKIGPVDAIVSASGGLYFGPLATMKDSDFNQGLQDKLLGQVRLALTGQHYLNEGGSITLISGIVAHEPIAQGVNATTVNAALEGFVRAAACELPRGIRINLISPTVLTESVETYDGFFPGFESVPAATVAQAYRRSVEGVQSGRVYKVGY, translated from the coding sequence ATGAAAATCGTCATTATTGGTGCCAGCGGTACGGTCGGTCGTGCGGTAACGGAAGAGCTGAGTCGTCGCCACGAGGTCATCCGCGTCGGCCGCACGCAGGGCGACGAGCTGGTGGATATCACCTCGCAGGCGAGCGTCCAGGCGCTGTTTGAGAAAATCGGCCCGGTGGATGCGATTGTCTCCGCCAGCGGCGGCCTTTACTTTGGCCCGCTCGCGACCATGAAGGACAGCGACTTTAACCAGGGGCTGCAGGATAAGCTGTTGGGGCAGGTGCGCCTGGCGCTGACCGGCCAGCATTATCTGAACGAAGGCGGCTCGATTACGCTGATAAGCGGCATCGTGGCGCACGAGCCGATAGCGCAGGGCGTGAATGCCACCACGGTGAACGCGGCGCTGGAAGGGTTTGTCCGCGCTGCAGCCTGCGAACTGCCGCGCGGGATCCGCATCAACCTGATTAGCCCGACGGTACTCACCGAATCCGTCGAAACCTACGACGGCTTCTTCCCGGGCTTTGAGAGCGTTCCCGCCGCGACCGTGGCGCAAGCCTATCGCCGCAGCGTGGAGGGCGTGCAGAGCGGGCGCGTATACAAGGTCGGCTACTGA
- a CDS encoding type I secretion system permease/ATPase → MKQREIPQGEMMTDEALAQWAQAFGFVATRYRVACSPGALIAGAPWLKGKPMVPALTQLAREAGLSFQLLTDDRQAINSWRLPVVVAMNDGRIGVIEHFDGDDTLEVSFFDDEAYTNRLSMTAMLPAIRHVIALRPLAALKDSRVDAYISKYRPDWLYRLVMRDLRPYSWVMLAALFINVLSLSGIVFSMQVYDRVIPAQSYPTLYVLTIGVLIATLFGFVLRVARGHIMDLLGKRSDMRVSDRVFGHALRLRNSAIPRSTGSFISQLRELEQIREMVTSSTISTIVDLPFFLLFVVVLAIIAPQLAWIAPVAAVIMVLPGLLLQKKLAELAKQSAHESTLRNAVLVESVQGLEDIKLMQAENRFLQQWNSYIQITAESGLRTRELTQNLISWGMTIQSLVYAAVIVVGAPMVIDGTLTTGSVVAASMLASRMIAPMATLCGVLARWQQVKAAKEGLDSIMQLPTENQREETPIRQDVLRGHYLFEQAQFRYQPDDPRMALRINRLEIRPGEKVAILGRNGAGKSTLLQAMAGGMDLAAGELRLDNFSLPHLDVADVRRNVGFMTQNARLFYGTLRENIILGMPRATDEEIFEALELTGAAGFVQKLPKGLDYPIMENGVGLSGGQRQSILLARMLLRDPNIVLMDEPTASLDEHTEREFIQRLGDWLGHRTLIVATHRVPVLELVERVVVLKEGMLVMDAPKAQALNNSRMQQQQQQAATGREWKNENQSA, encoded by the coding sequence ATGAAGCAACGCGAAATCCCGCAGGGTGAAATGATGACGGATGAGGCGCTGGCGCAGTGGGCGCAGGCCTTTGGTTTTGTCGCCACGCGCTACCGCGTCGCCTGCTCGCCCGGCGCGTTGATCGCAGGCGCACCGTGGCTGAAAGGCAAACCGATGGTGCCCGCCCTCACCCAGCTGGCCCGCGAAGCGGGGCTGTCGTTTCAGCTCCTTACCGACGATCGGCAGGCGATCAACAGCTGGCGTCTGCCGGTGGTGGTGGCGATGAATGACGGCAGGATCGGCGTGATCGAGCATTTCGACGGGGACGATACGCTGGAGGTCAGCTTTTTCGACGATGAGGCCTACACCAACCGGCTGTCGATGACGGCGATGCTGCCCGCTATCCGCCACGTCATTGCCCTGCGTCCACTCGCCGCGCTGAAGGACAGCCGCGTGGACGCCTATATCTCAAAATACCGCCCGGACTGGCTCTACCGGCTGGTGATGCGCGACCTGCGCCCCTACAGCTGGGTCATGCTGGCCGCCCTCTTTATCAACGTGCTGTCGCTCTCCGGGATCGTCTTTTCCATGCAGGTGTACGACCGGGTGATCCCCGCCCAGTCCTACCCGACGCTTTACGTCCTGACTATCGGGGTGCTGATCGCCACGCTGTTTGGCTTTGTGCTTCGCGTGGCGCGCGGGCACATCATGGATCTGCTCGGCAAGCGCTCGGACATGCGCGTTTCGGATCGCGTCTTCGGCCACGCGCTGCGGCTGCGCAACAGCGCGATCCCCCGCTCCACCGGCAGCTTTATTTCTCAGCTGCGCGAGCTGGAGCAGATCCGCGAGATGGTCACCTCGTCCACCATCTCGACGATTGTTGATCTGCCCTTCTTTCTCCTGTTCGTGGTGGTGCTGGCGATCATCGCCCCGCAGCTGGCGTGGATCGCCCCGGTCGCGGCGGTGATCATGGTCCTGCCCGGCCTGCTGCTGCAGAAGAAGCTGGCGGAGCTGGCAAAGCAGTCGGCCCATGAATCAACCCTGCGCAACGCGGTGCTGGTGGAGAGCGTGCAGGGGCTGGAGGACATCAAGCTGATGCAGGCGGAAAACCGCTTTTTGCAGCAGTGGAACAGCTATATCCAGATCACCGCCGAATCCGGCCTGCGCACCCGCGAGCTGACGCAGAACCTCATCAGCTGGGGGATGACCATTCAGAGCCTGGTTTACGCCGCCGTGATTGTGGTCGGCGCCCCGATGGTGATCGACGGCACCCTGACCACCGGCTCGGTGGTCGCCGCGTCGATGCTGGCCTCCCGCATGATCGCCCCAATGGCGACGCTGTGCGGCGTGCTGGCGCGCTGGCAGCAGGTCAAAGCGGCAAAAGAGGGGCTGGACAGCATCATGCAGCTTCCCACCGAAAACCAGCGCGAGGAGACACCGATCCGCCAGGACGTGCTGCGCGGTCATTACCTCTTCGAGCAGGCGCAGTTCCGCTATCAGCCGGACGATCCGCGCATGGCGCTGCGCATTAACCGGCTGGAGATCCGGCCGGGAGAAAAAGTGGCGATCCTCGGGCGCAACGGCGCGGGCAAATCGACCCTGCTGCAGGCCATGGCGGGCGGGATGGATCTGGCGGCCGGCGAGCTGCGGCTTGATAACTTCAGCCTGCCGCATCTCGACGTCGCCGACGTGCGGCGCAACGTCGGCTTTATGACCCAGAACGCCCGGCTGTTTTACGGCACTCTGCGCGAAAACATCATCCTCGGCATGCCGCGCGCTACCGACGAAGAGATTTTCGAGGCGCTGGAGCTAACCGGCGCGGCAGGCTTCGTGCAGAAGCTGCCCAAGGGGCTGGACTACCCGATCATGGAAAACGGCGTGGGATTATCCGGCGGGCAACGCCAGTCGATTCTGCTGGCGCGAATGCTCCTGCGCGATCCGAATATTGTGCTGATGGATGAACCCACCGCGTCGCTGGACGAGCACACCGAGCGGGAATTTATCCAGCGTCTGGGCGACTGGCTCGGGCATCGCACCCTGATTGTCGCCACGCATCGCGTACCGGTGCTGGAACTGGTGGAGCGCGTCGTGGTGTTGAAAGAGGGAATGCTGGTGATGGACGCGCCAAAGGCCCAGGCGCTGAACAACAGCCGTATGCAGCAGCAACAGCAGCAGGCAGCAACTGGACGGGAGTGGAAAAATGAAAATCAGTCAGCGTGA
- a CDS encoding DUF6622 family protein, translating into MFEFLFGVVTHTPAWVWVLFIFLISRGIKARRPATVTLERLAIIPAIFLIWDIYDLVVYRTLTPETVALWTAGILAGAALGYFLIKQAVITRAEAPRSLYRQADYTALPFMMLAFGVKYVLGVMSAVSPQTMQQPAMSALAIVSGGVFAGVFIGKFARYIGVYNSAAPRPAE; encoded by the coding sequence ATGTTTGAATTTTTGTTCGGTGTCGTTACGCACACGCCCGCCTGGGTGTGGGTGCTTTTTATCTTCCTTATCTCTCGCGGCATTAAAGCCCGCAGGCCTGCCACCGTTACGCTGGAGAGGCTTGCCATCATTCCGGCAATATTTCTAATCTGGGATATCTACGACCTGGTGGTCTACCGCACGCTGACGCCCGAGACTGTGGCATTGTGGACGGCGGGGATCCTCGCCGGTGCCGCGCTGGGGTATTTCCTGATTAAGCAGGCGGTTATCACCCGCGCAGAGGCGCCGCGCAGCCTTTACCGTCAGGCAGACTACACCGCGCTGCCGTTTATGATGCTGGCGTTCGGCGTGAAGTACGTCCTGGGCGTGATGAGCGCTGTCTCTCCCCAGACGATGCAGCAGCCCGCCATGAGCGCGCTGGCGATCGTCTCCGGCGGCGTGTTTGCCGGTGTGTTTATCGGGAAATTTGCGCGTTATATTGGCGTGTATAACAGCGCCGCACCGCGCCCGGCGGAGTAA
- a CDS encoding nuclear transport factor 2 family protein — translation MSIITSLIAHTDNAAQREKMACLLTRLFNGDIDPAEVFTPDYQQFTDGHALDYRGFIQHLSHVSSQIRAIAFTVVEIACHDELLADRHIVTVTYPDGRQAEIEVYLFAALREGKIWRINEVTRALSGDAADRTLAHATK, via the coding sequence ATGAGCATTATCACGTCCCTGATAGCCCACACCGACAACGCCGCGCAGCGCGAAAAGATGGCCTGCCTGTTAACCCGCTTATTCAACGGCGATATCGATCCGGCAGAGGTATTTACGCCCGATTACCAGCAGTTTACGGACGGTCACGCGCTTGACTACCGGGGTTTTATCCAGCATCTGAGCCACGTCAGCTCGCAGATCCGCGCGATCGCCTTTACCGTGGTGGAGATAGCCTGTCATGACGAACTTCTGGCTGATCGGCATATCGTGACGGTCACGTATCCCGATGGTCGTCAGGCAGAGATCGAGGTTTACCTGTTTGCCGCGCTGCGTGAAGGGAAAATCTGGCGGATCAATGAAGTCACGCGAGCACTCAGCGGCGATGCTGCAGATCGCACGCTGGCACACGCGACAAAATAA
- a CDS encoding LysR family transcriptional regulator, translated as MDKLRSMETFIAVVESGSFTGAASRLEMSAVMVGKYVALLESQLGTRLLERNTRRQSLTDAGRVYYDEAKRVLEQVAIAESAVERLRAAPSGTLRVTAPTSFGGSAIAPLTASFLQRYPEVRIELDLTNRMVDLVEEGIDLAIRIGDIRNDDLVAKYLCPYRMVICAAPDYLARYGTPQTPADLVDHLCLSHSVWTARNEWRLPGVEGEVRWKRDAVLRCNDGYGLRMAASAGAGLLLQPEVLVAEDLESGRLVRVLEKYIPAPRPVHLLWRQDLRPLPKLTEFIAHILLRLGTL; from the coding sequence ATGGATAAGCTTCGCAGCATGGAGACCTTTATTGCGGTGGTGGAAAGCGGCAGCTTTACCGGCGCTGCGTCACGTCTGGAGATGTCGGCGGTGATGGTGGGGAAATACGTTGCGCTGCTGGAATCCCAGCTTGGCACCCGCCTGCTGGAGCGTAACACGCGGCGCCAGAGCCTGACCGATGCCGGACGGGTCTATTACGACGAGGCGAAGCGGGTACTGGAGCAGGTGGCGATTGCCGAAAGCGCGGTGGAACGCCTGCGTGCCGCGCCGTCCGGCACCCTGCGCGTGACGGCGCCCACCTCGTTTGGCGGTAGCGCGATCGCGCCGCTTACGGCCTCTTTTTTACAACGCTACCCGGAAGTGCGCATCGAGCTTGATCTCACCAATCGGATGGTGGATCTGGTGGAGGAGGGTATCGATCTGGCCATTCGTATTGGCGACATCCGCAACGACGATCTGGTGGCGAAATACCTCTGCCCTTACCGGATGGTGATCTGCGCCGCGCCGGACTATCTGGCGCGCTACGGTACGCCGCAAACCCCTGCCGATCTGGTGGATCATCTCTGCTTATCCCACAGCGTGTGGACCGCGCGCAACGAGTGGCGGCTGCCGGGCGTCGAAGGCGAGGTGCGCTGGAAGCGTGATGCGGTCTTAAGATGTAATGACGGCTACGGGCTGCGGATGGCCGCGAGTGCCGGGGCGGGACTGCTGCTGCAGCCGGAGGTGCTGGTGGCGGAAGATCTGGAAAGCGGCAGGCTGGTGCGGGTGCTGGAGAAGTACATTCCGGCGCCGAGACCCGTGCATTTGCTGTGGCGTCAGGATTTACGACCTCTCCCTAAGCTAACGGAATTTATCGCCCATATTCTGCTAAGATTGGGCACACTATAA
- a CDS encoding amidohydrolase family protein — protein MSENKSRREFISQSGKMVTACALFGATGSVAYAADSAKPTCETGKPMSITAKHYYLDNVLLEAGFNVDGGVATSTRTELKTLEINDGKIVALRDNKRHADATLPHYDAGGKLMLPAMRDMHIHLDKTFYGGPWRSLNRPAGTTIQDMIRLEQKLLPELQPYTQERAEKLIDLIQSKGSTIARSHCNIEPVSGLKNLENLQAVLSRRKPGFDCEIVAFPQHGLLLSNSEKLMREAMQAGAHYVGGLDPTNVDGAMEKSLDTMFQIALDYDKGVDIHLHETSPAGVAAVNYMVETVEKTPELKGKLTISHAFALATLNEQQVDEIATRMAAQQVTIASTVPIGTLHMPLKQLREKGVFVMTGTDSVIDHWSPYGLGDMLEKANLYAQLYIRPNEQTLSRALGIATGDVLPLNDKGERVWPKAQDDASFVLVDASCSAEAVARISPRTATFHKGNLVWGSVG, from the coding sequence ATGAGTGAAAACAAAAGCCGCCGCGAATTTATTAGCCAGAGCGGCAAAATGGTCACCGCCTGCGCGCTGTTTGGCGCCACCGGATCCGTCGCGTATGCTGCTGACTCCGCGAAGCCAACCTGCGAGACGGGCAAACCGATGAGCATCACCGCGAAACATTACTATCTGGACAACGTGCTGCTGGAGGCCGGGTTCAACGTCGACGGCGGCGTGGCGACGAGCACCCGCACCGAGCTGAAAACGCTGGAGATTAACGACGGGAAGATCGTCGCCCTGCGCGACAACAAGCGCCACGCCGACGCCACGCTGCCGCACTACGATGCGGGCGGCAAGCTGATGCTCCCGGCGATGCGCGACATGCACATTCATCTGGATAAAACCTTTTATGGCGGTCCGTGGCGCTCCCTGAACCGCCCGGCGGGCACGACGATTCAGGATATGATCCGCCTCGAGCAGAAGCTGCTGCCGGAGCTGCAGCCCTACACCCAGGAGCGTGCGGAAAAGCTGATCGATCTGATCCAGTCGAAAGGCTCCACCATCGCCCGCAGCCACTGCAATATCGAGCCGGTTTCCGGTCTGAAGAATCTGGAAAACCTGCAGGCGGTTTTATCGCGCCGTAAGCCCGGATTTGACTGCGAAATCGTCGCTTTTCCGCAGCACGGGCTGCTGCTGTCAAACTCCGAAAAGCTGATGCGCGAGGCGATGCAGGCCGGGGCGCACTACGTGGGCGGGCTGGATCCAACCAACGTCGACGGCGCGATGGAGAAATCCCTCGACACCATGTTCCAGATTGCGCTGGACTACGACAAAGGGGTGGACATTCACCTGCACGAAACCAGCCCGGCGGGCGTGGCGGCGGTGAATTACATGGTCGAGACCGTGGAGAAAACGCCGGAGCTGAAGGGCAAGCTGACCATCAGCCACGCCTTTGCGCTGGCGACGCTCAACGAGCAGCAGGTGGATGAGATCGCCACCCGCATGGCGGCGCAGCAGGTGACCATCGCTTCCACCGTGCCGATTGGCACCCTGCATATGCCGCTGAAGCAGCTGCGCGAGAAGGGCGTGTTCGTGATGACGGGAACCGACAGCGTCATCGACCACTGGTCGCCGTACGGTCTGGGGGACATGCTGGAAAAAGCGAATCTCTACGCCCAGCTCTATATCCGCCCGAACGAGCAGACGCTCTCCCGCGCGCTCGGTATCGCCACCGGCGACGTGCTGCCGCTGAACGACAAAGGCGAACGCGTGTGGCCGAAAGCGCAGGACGACGCCAGCTTTGTGCTGGTGGATGCCTCCTGCTCCGCCGAGGCAGTGGCGCGCATTTCACCGCGCACCGCGACGTTCCATAAGGGCAATCTTGTCTGGGGCTCGGTGGGTTGA
- a CDS encoding class I SAM-dependent methyltransferase encodes MAQNIYDNPAFFEGYAQLPRSVQGLDGAPEWPALKAMLPDLTGKSVVDLGCGYGWFCRAARELGAADVTGVDISEKMLARAAELTADPQIHYQRSDLESLKLNENSLDLVYSSLALHYLPELDTLFARVQRALRPGGSLVFSMEHPIYTCATRQGWLTDDSGERFWGVNHYQDEGKRVSNWLADGVVKYHRTLGTTLNALIGAGLTISDVNEWGPAQAQIDAWPALAEEAQRPMLVLIAARKAQ; translated from the coding sequence ATGGCACAAAACATCTACGACAATCCGGCGTTTTTTGAAGGCTACGCCCAGCTTCCACGCTCGGTGCAGGGGCTGGACGGCGCGCCGGAGTGGCCCGCGCTTAAGGCCATGCTGCCGGATTTAACCGGCAAATCGGTTGTCGATCTCGGCTGCGGCTACGGCTGGTTCTGCCGCGCAGCCCGCGAGCTGGGCGCTGCTGACGTCACGGGGGTCGATATCTCAGAAAAGATGCTCGCCCGCGCAGCGGAGCTTACCGCTGACCCACAGATTCACTATCAGCGTAGCGATCTGGAATCTCTTAAGCTCAACGAGAACAGCCTCGATCTGGTCTATAGCTCGCTGGCGCTGCACTACCTGCCGGAACTGGACACGCTATTCGCCAGGGTTCAGCGCGCGCTCAGGCCCGGCGGCAGCCTGGTCTTTTCCATGGAGCACCCGATATACACCTGCGCCACCCGTCAGGGCTGGCTGACCGACGATAGCGGCGAGCGGTTCTGGGGCGTAAACCATTATCAGGATGAAGGCAAACGCGTCAGCAACTGGCTGGCGGACGGGGTGGTGAAATACCACCGCACGCTCGGCACCACGCTTAACGCGCTGATCGGGGCAGGATTAACGATAAGCGACGTCAACGAGTGGGGGCCAGCGCAGGCGCAGATTGACGCCTGGCCCGCGCTGGCCGAAGAGGCACAGCGCCCGATGCTGGTGCTGATCGCCGCCCGCAAGGCTCAGTAG